A single genomic interval of Antarcticibacterium arcticum harbors:
- a CDS encoding GNAT family N-acetyltransferase — MKYKILNSQKFSKGDYSIVPIRLEDRYEIMKWRNEQMYHLRQNEVLTPNKQDIYFESVVSELFEKEKPGQILFSYLEGEKCIGYGGLVHINWIDKNAEISFIMNTELEKIHFDFHWEKFLYLIEKVAFMELELHKIFTYAFDIRPHLYIAIEKCGFQFEAELKEHCYFQNQFKSVKIHSKINSFKGLKLHLATSSDVERTFEWANDMMVRKYSFKNDPILWDNHKEWFNEKINSSNCAYYILRLNEQCIGSIRFDLENNKAKINYLIDPDFTGKGLGTKILEGGMEKLKMEKPSIKLVYGYVFKDNRASIKIFENLGFKMISEKGNDLKFEKDIK; from the coding sequence ATGAAATATAAAATATTAAATTCACAAAAATTTTCTAAAGGCGATTATTCTATCGTTCCAATTCGATTAGAGGATCGTTATGAAATAATGAAATGGCGTAATGAGCAAATGTATCATCTGCGGCAAAATGAAGTTCTTACACCAAATAAACAGGATATTTATTTTGAATCGGTGGTTTCAGAGTTATTTGAAAAAGAAAAACCGGGCCAAATATTATTTTCCTATCTGGAAGGAGAAAAATGCATTGGATATGGAGGGTTGGTGCATATTAACTGGATTGATAAAAATGCTGAAATTTCATTTATAATGAATACAGAATTAGAAAAAATTCATTTTGATTTTCATTGGGAAAAGTTTCTGTATTTGATTGAAAAAGTTGCATTCATGGAATTGGAACTCCATAAAATATTTACTTATGCCTTTGATATTCGTCCCCATCTATACATTGCAATAGAGAAATGCGGATTTCAATTTGAGGCAGAGTTAAAAGAGCATTGTTATTTTCAGAATCAATTTAAAAGTGTTAAGATTCATTCTAAAATTAATTCATTTAAAGGTTTAAAATTACATCTGGCGACCTCCTCCGATGTGGAGAGAACATTTGAATGGGCAAATGATATGATGGTAAGAAAATATTCCTTCAAAAATGATCCAATTTTGTGGGATAATCATAAGGAATGGTTCAATGAGAAAATAAACTCCTCCAATTGCGCTTATTATATTTTGAGGTTAAATGAGCAATGCATTGGATCCATCCGGTTTGATTTAGAAAATAATAAAGCAAAAATCAACTATCTTATTGACCCTGATTTTACTGGAAAGGGTTTAGGTACTAAAATTCTAGAGGGAGGAATGGAAAAATTAAAAATGGAAAAGCCCTCTATTAAGCTGGTTTATGGATATGTATTTAAAGACAATAGAGCGTCCATAAAAATTTTTGAAAATTTAGGATTTAAAATGATCTCAGAAAAGGGGAACGATTTAAAATTTGAAAAAGATATTAAATGA
- the pseI gene encoding pseudaminic acid synthase: protein MKIENKEIGNDSSVFIIAELSANHNGSLEIALETVKAAKRAGADCIKLQTYTADTITIDSRKEDFLIKGTIWEGKNLYELYKEAYTPWEWHKEIFELAEAEGLVCFSSPFDKTSVDFLEDLNAPAYKIASFEITDIPLIEYVASKGKPVIISTGIAEMEDIDLALDACHRMGNQNIALLKCTSSYPAPIEEANMLMVKDLAERYGVISGLSDHTIGSTVPIVATAMGAKIIEKHFILDKSLGGPDASFSMDEHEFTEMVKAVRQAEKAIGKVEYSLTEKQKKGKDFSRSLYVVEDIKAGDLITEKNVRSIRPGFGLHPKFLQKILGKKFLRDMPKGSRVTLNGIK, encoded by the coding sequence ATGAAAATTGAAAATAAAGAAATTGGAAATGATTCATCTGTATTTATAATTGCAGAATTATCAGCCAACCACAACGGAAGCCTTGAAATAGCTTTGGAAACTGTCAAGGCAGCCAAAAGGGCCGGCGCAGATTGTATTAAACTTCAAACCTATACTGCAGATACAATAACTATAGATTCGCGAAAAGAGGATTTCTTAATTAAAGGTACGATTTGGGAAGGGAAGAATTTATATGAACTATACAAGGAAGCTTACACCCCCTGGGAATGGCACAAGGAAATATTTGAATTAGCAGAAGCAGAAGGTTTGGTATGTTTTTCCTCTCCCTTTGACAAAACCTCGGTGGATTTTCTGGAAGATTTAAATGCTCCTGCGTATAAAATTGCCTCCTTTGAAATTACAGATATTCCTTTAATTGAATATGTAGCTTCCAAAGGAAAGCCTGTTATCATTTCTACCGGTATTGCCGAAATGGAAGATATAGATTTAGCTCTGGATGCCTGTCATAGAATGGGAAATCAGAATATTGCATTATTAAAATGCACCTCATCATATCCCGCTCCTATTGAGGAAGCCAATATGCTCATGGTGAAAGACTTAGCGGAACGCTATGGTGTTATTTCAGGATTGTCAGATCATACAATTGGAAGCACTGTTCCAATTGTTGCTACTGCAATGGGGGCTAAAATTATTGAAAAACATTTTATTCTGGATAAATCATTAGGTGGCCCGGACGCTTCTTTTTCTATGGATGAGCATGAATTTACTGAAATGGTTAAAGCAGTACGGCAAGCAGAGAAAGCAATTGGAAAAGTAGAATATTCTCTTACCGAGAAGCAGAAGAAAGGGAAAGATTTTAGCAGATCATTATATGTAGTAGAAGATATTAAAGCAGGAGACTTAATAACCGAAAAAAACGTAAGGAGTATTAGGCCCGGTTTTGGTTTACATCCAAAGTTTTTACAGAAAATATTAGGTAAAAAGTTTTTAAGGGATATGCCAAAAGGAAGTAGAGTCACACTAAATGGTATTAAATAA
- a CDS encoding glycosyltransferase: MYTVLYLIDSLQTGGAEKSLVTIASKIKNLKPVFVYVYDGNLLEKKLREHEIEVYSLNIEREYHFTKAVEALLPLVKKINPDIIHSTLFNSDIIARKLKKRYPVILINSFVNNSYLQERYKKLSWFNKVKLFAFQQYDRFSASNVDLFISNSEAIKVSNASALKVSLDKIKVIHRGRDLSIYEDIETSQLYNLRSELSLSKETILLNVGRLLERKGQMDLLIAFKELTNSTNNIKLLIAGEGPYETTLREYISANGLDEKVLLLGNRADIPQLLNLADFFVFPSWFEGLPGSLIEAMMAGLPIIASDIPENLECVTQESAVIFKKGNSLDLLQKINWALENRDKMVDKAKTGKELARKKFDINLIVEEYEATYLNLIKNNSILPSKSIF, translated from the coding sequence ATGTACACAGTACTCTATCTTATTGATTCACTTCAAACCGGGGGCGCAGAAAAAAGCCTGGTTACAATCGCTTCTAAAATTAAAAATTTAAAGCCCGTATTTGTTTATGTATACGATGGAAATTTACTCGAAAAAAAATTAAGGGAACATGAGATTGAAGTTTATTCCTTAAATATCGAAAGAGAATACCATTTTACGAAAGCTGTTGAAGCACTATTACCTCTGGTAAAAAAAATTAATCCAGATATCATACATTCTACCCTATTTAATTCTGATATCATAGCGAGAAAATTAAAAAAACGGTACCCGGTAATACTAATTAACAGTTTTGTCAATAATTCCTATCTTCAGGAGAGATATAAAAAATTATCCTGGTTTAATAAAGTCAAACTTTTTGCTTTTCAGCAATATGACCGGTTTAGCGCATCAAATGTTGACCTTTTTATTTCAAATTCAGAGGCGATAAAAGTAAGCAATGCTTCAGCTCTTAAAGTTTCACTTGATAAAATAAAGGTAATCCACAGGGGAAGAGATTTAAGCATATATGAAGATATTGAAACCTCTCAATTGTATAATCTTCGATCTGAATTAAGTCTGTCGAAGGAGACCATTCTGCTTAATGTTGGCAGGCTGCTGGAGCGCAAGGGCCAGATGGATCTATTAATTGCGTTTAAGGAATTAACAAATTCTACAAATAATATCAAACTTCTAATTGCTGGAGAAGGCCCTTACGAGACTACACTTAGGGAATATATTTCGGCAAATGGCTTGGATGAAAAAGTCCTCCTTCTGGGTAATAGAGCAGATATACCCCAATTATTAAACCTCGCCGATTTTTTCGTTTTCCCTAGTTGGTTTGAAGGATTACCAGGTTCCCTTATTGAAGCCATGATGGCGGGTCTTCCTATTATAGCCTCAGATATTCCGGAAAATCTGGAGTGCGTCACTCAGGAAAGTGCCGTGATTTTCAAAAAGGGGAATTCTTTAGATTTGCTACAAAAAATAAATTGGGCTTTGGAGAATAGAGACAAAATGGTTGACAAAGCAAAAACGGGAAAGGAGCTTGCACGGAAAAAGTTTGATATAAATTTGATAGTGGAAGAATACGAAGCTACCTATTTAAACCTAATTAAAAATAATAGTATATTACCATCCAAATCTATTTTTTAA
- a CDS encoding serine O-acetyltransferase, whose amino-acid sequence MFSKPIRADLNRYSSSSRNRDYFKAIFTHPGARFMFLYRKCQDHSNKTIPGIFYRVWLFYLTRNHSVEIPHACSIGEGLYMGHFKAIIINQNARIGNNCNISQGVTIGRESRGKRIGSPVIGNRVLIGPNSIVVGNIQVGDDVLIAPLTFVNFDVPANSVVMGSPGKIISDKGSMGYIKKILVE is encoded by the coding sequence ATGTTCTCCAAACCCATTCGGGCAGATCTTAACCGCTATAGCTCCTCCTCGCGAAACAGGGATTATTTTAAAGCTATTTTCACCCATCCTGGAGCAAGATTTATGTTTCTATATAGGAAATGCCAGGATCATAGCAATAAAACTATTCCTGGGATTTTTTATAGGGTATGGCTATTCTATTTAACAAGAAATCATAGCGTAGAAATACCTCATGCCTGTTCAATAGGGGAAGGATTATATATGGGACATTTTAAAGCCATAATTATTAATCAAAATGCCCGGATTGGTAATAATTGTAATATTAGTCAGGGTGTTACTATAGGACGTGAAAGCCGTGGCAAAAGAATAGGTAGCCCTGTGATTGGAAACCGGGTTTTAATTGGTCCAAACTCAATTGTAGTGGGAAATATTCAAGTGGGAGATGATGTCTTAATTGCCCCTCTTACGTTTGTAAATTTTGATGTGCCTGCTAATTCTGTGGTAATGGGAAGTCCCGGAAAGATTATTTCTGATAAAGGAAGTATGGGTTATATTAAAAAAATATTAGTGGAATAG
- a CDS encoding glycosyltransferase family 2 protein, whose protein sequence is MKDSKMTVIMPVYNRGNIVKKSVDSVLDQTFKNFELLIIDDCSTDDTWEVITSFKDPRIKSYKLAKNSGAAAARNYGIDKSTSNYICFLDSDDTLERDFLKTSLDVLRDTPPRVGFMWTGRNIITGDDHQPQSWRPSGVSSYQIFLKHIRIGTGAGITIKKQVFDKCGNFNENLPAAEDTEFFFRISQQFDFTYTDRCLINIYKSGSSRLSRSYKSIAIAYNSFLKDHFGEIDKDPELKRIYYYKMMWLNFHIPDPDRAKEYYNKIPSDSILDSVKIQFIYGIYKFLPLEYASYIHGKFSS, encoded by the coding sequence GTGAAGGATTCTAAAATGACTGTTATAATGCCTGTATATAACCGGGGTAATATTGTAAAAAAATCCGTTGACAGTGTTCTTGATCAAACATTTAAGAACTTTGAACTATTGATAATTGATGACTGTTCCACAGATGATACCTGGGAGGTAATTACTTCTTTTAAAGACCCGAGGATAAAAAGTTATAAATTGGCCAAAAATTCCGGTGCTGCCGCAGCCCGAAATTATGGTATAGATAAATCCACAAGTAATTATATATGCTTTTTAGATAGTGATGATACGTTGGAAAGAGATTTTTTAAAAACTTCCCTTGATGTTCTCCGGGATACTCCTCCCAGGGTGGGTTTCATGTGGACTGGTAGAAATATAATCACGGGTGACGACCATCAACCTCAATCTTGGCGACCTTCCGGGGTTTCCTCTTATCAAATCTTCTTAAAGCATATCAGAATAGGTACAGGGGCAGGAATAACCATAAAAAAACAAGTTTTTGATAAATGTGGTAATTTTAATGAAAATCTTCCCGCTGCAGAAGATACAGAGTTTTTTTTCAGGATTTCACAGCAATTCGATTTTACATATACTGACAGGTGTCTGATAAATATTTATAAAAGTGGATCCAGCCGTTTATCAAGAAGCTACAAAAGTATAGCTATAGCATATAATTCTTTTTTAAAAGATCATTTTGGAGAGATTGATAAAGATCCTGAATTAAAAAGAATTTATTATTATAAAATGATGTGGTTAAATTTTCATATCCCTGATCCTGACAGGGCTAAGGAATATTATAATAAAATTCCAAGCGATTCAATTTTGGATAGTGTCAAAATACAATTTATATACGGCATTTATAAATTTTTACCTTTAGAATATGCATCCTATATTCACGGCAAATTTTCTTCTTAA
- a CDS encoding polysaccharide deacetylase family protein has protein sequence MLKVLVYHKIDNPVNFEKHLVYLQANYTLISINEILKFKDKNTNTQKPPLLITFDDGDLTIYNNAFPILKRYKIPAVIFVISGLIGTQEPFWWDEITYYNNTNGNSNAMIWEVKKWPNKKRINFIDQLKLNSSIQELKYPQLTYDHLYEMQAEGIDIANHSHTHPLFDRCTPIELKQEMTTSMEILKKENFLYDIFAYPNGNFSTKSEAVIKKAGIRMAFLFDHKININLDNPLRISRLIVDDTTPLWKFRFILSGYHSKVLPLRRKISKLLSGLRMV, from the coding sequence GTGTTAAAAGTATTGGTATATCATAAAATTGATAATCCTGTCAATTTTGAAAAACACTTAGTTTATTTACAGGCCAATTATACTTTAATATCTATTAATGAAATTTTAAAATTTAAAGATAAAAACACCAATACACAAAAGCCTCCTTTACTAATCACCTTTGATGATGGTGATCTTACTATATATAATAATGCTTTCCCAATTTTAAAAAGATATAAAATACCAGCCGTTATATTTGTAATATCTGGTTTAATAGGAACGCAAGAGCCTTTTTGGTGGGATGAAATAACCTATTATAATAATACAAATGGAAATTCTAATGCAATGATTTGGGAGGTGAAGAAATGGCCAAATAAAAAAAGAATAAATTTTATTGACCAGTTAAAATTAAATTCTTCAATTCAGGAATTAAAATATCCCCAATTAACTTACGATCATCTTTACGAAATGCAGGCTGAAGGGATAGATATAGCAAATCATTCTCATACGCATCCCTTATTTGACAGGTGTACCCCTATCGAATTAAAACAAGAAATGACAACATCCATGGAAATATTGAAAAAAGAAAATTTTCTATATGATATTTTCGCATATCCAAATGGGAATTTTTCCACTAAAAGTGAAGCGGTAATCAAAAAAGCGGGAATAAGAATGGCGTTTCTCTTTGATCATAAAATAAACATTAATCTGGATAATCCACTCCGAATTTCCAGACTTATTGTGGATGATACCACACCCCTTTGGAAATTCAGGTTTATTCTTAGTGGGTACCATAGCAAAGTGTTGCCTTTACGGAGAAAAATTTCAAAATTATTATCAGGGTTGCGAATGGTCTAA
- a CDS encoding GNAT family N-acetyltransferase, which translates to MITYRDLDYSKDIPEVVKLINDNLDPDYTSDSLLWKHFHNPFGRSISIVALDKDRIVAVVFYMRYNFQNNKGKIIRTIRPLDVCTDITQRGKGLFKILLEKCLKKHQDYDILFSTPNKKSYPEFIKLGWSPLINYKFKLGLINRFTNTGSIHVEDFNLTSPLEENLNNHRYFTTATSLSYLTWRFKDSDYIIKKIYKKDQTGYLIYRVDRVKKIKCIILCDYLGNENLLSLGLKEVCRIEKIMSVYYLDNELNKKINFLITASIRPAVIIYKEKDFILPKDFLISLADLEGRL; encoded by the coding sequence ATGATCACATACAGAGATTTGGATTACAGTAAAGATATACCTGAAGTTGTTAAACTTATTAATGACAATCTGGATCCTGATTATACAAGTGATTCCCTTTTATGGAAACATTTTCATAATCCTTTTGGACGCTCAATTTCCATAGTAGCTTTAGATAAGGATCGGATTGTTGCGGTTGTATTTTATATGCGGTATAATTTCCAAAATAATAAAGGAAAAATAATTAGAACTATCCGGCCCCTTGATGTGTGTACAGATATAACACAACGTGGAAAAGGTTTATTTAAAATACTTCTTGAAAAATGCTTAAAGAAACATCAGGATTATGATATTCTTTTTTCTACTCCAAATAAAAAAAGTTATCCTGAATTCATTAAACTTGGCTGGTCACCTCTAATTAATTACAAGTTTAAATTAGGCTTGATAAATCGGTTTACAAACACAGGATCCATCCACGTTGAGGATTTTAATTTAACCAGTCCTCTCGAGGAAAATTTAAATAATCACAGGTATTTCACTACGGCAACTTCATTGAGTTATTTAACGTGGCGCTTCAAGGATTCGGACTATATAATTAAAAAGATTTATAAAAAAGACCAAACCGGATATTTAATTTATAGGGTGGATAGGGTCAAAAAGATTAAATGCATTATCTTGTGTGATTATCTGGGGAATGAAAATCTTTTATCCTTAGGTTTAAAGGAAGTTTGCCGAATAGAAAAAATAATGTCAGTTTATTATCTCGATAATGAATTAAATAAAAAAATTAATTTTTTAATAACAGCATCGATTAGACCTGCCGTTATTATCTATAAGGAAAAGGATTTTATCCTTCCCAAAGATTTTTTAATTTCATTGGCAGATCTGGAGGGTAGATTATAG
- a CDS encoding glycosyltransferase — protein sequence MKILHIIHKPQNRGAETFTCQLSHHLLKLGHEVKIVAIYEGCANLPYSPTIENLMASTSKKVIDIPAWKKLAKIVKNFNPDIVQANSGDTLKYAVLSKIFFRWKIPIVSRNASEVGRYLNSFFQIRLNKFLYKNVDWIISVSQESKKDILNHFPFLATKIEIIPVGLEKNVDIDFIQLYPLEKKHLVHVGGFSFEKNHFGLLNIFELVIKEEPQVHLHLIGDGPLKMQFIKEVQNRGLEGEITFYGFVSQPLPYIKSANVLVLPSIIEGLPGVLLEAMYCKTPVIAYNVGGISEVINSKTGTIVEKGKELLFAQGIIKIMTDPDQDQIAYAHKMVNSNFMNDQLALSFVNSYQKIIGLK from the coding sequence TTGAAAATTCTCCATATAATACATAAGCCTCAGAACAGAGGGGCAGAAACTTTTACGTGTCAATTATCACATCATTTATTAAAACTGGGCCATGAGGTTAAAATTGTAGCAATTTATGAAGGCTGTGCAAACCTTCCTTACTCACCGACAATTGAAAACCTAATGGCTTCAACAAGTAAAAAGGTGATTGATATTCCAGCCTGGAAAAAATTAGCTAAAATTGTCAAAAATTTTAATCCAGATATTGTACAGGCCAATTCAGGGGATACTTTAAAGTATGCCGTGTTATCAAAAATATTTTTTAGATGGAAAATTCCTATTGTATCTCGCAACGCAAGCGAAGTTGGTAGATATTTAAATTCTTTTTTTCAGATAAGACTTAATAAGTTTTTATATAAAAATGTTGACTGGATTATCTCTGTTTCCCAGGAATCAAAGAAAGATATTTTAAACCATTTTCCATTTTTAGCAACCAAGATTGAAATTATACCTGTTGGTTTGGAAAAAAACGTGGATATCGACTTTATTCAATTATATCCTTTAGAAAAAAAGCATCTGGTACATGTAGGTGGGTTTAGTTTTGAAAAAAATCATTTCGGCTTATTAAATATTTTTGAATTGGTGATAAAGGAGGAACCCCAGGTACATCTGCATTTAATTGGGGATGGCCCTTTAAAAATGCAGTTTATTAAAGAAGTTCAAAATCGTGGATTAGAGGGGGAGATAACTTTTTATGGTTTTGTTTCACAGCCATTGCCATATATTAAATCTGCTAATGTTCTGGTTTTACCTAGTATAATAGAAGGACTTCCGGGGGTTCTTTTAGAAGCGATGTATTGTAAAACACCGGTTATAGCTTATAATGTGGGTGGTATTAGTGAAGTGATCAATTCTAAGACGGGTACTATAGTGGAAAAGGGAAAAGAGTTATTGTTTGCTCAAGGAATAATTAAGATCATGACAGACCCCGATCAGGATCAAATAGCGTATGCGCATAAAATGGTTAATTCAAATTTTATGAATGATCAATTAGCTTTGAGTTTTGTTAATTCTTATCAAAAAATAATAGGTCTAAAATAA
- a CDS encoding glycosyltransferase family 4 protein, producing MESLKIVQIIQKPQFRGAELFAYQLSNHLIAQGHEVLLVCLYEGDVELPFKGPIINLQRPENKRFFDFFGWKKFSNIIDKYHPDIIQANAADTLKFAASSKFFYKIPIPIVFRNANKIGDFMRFPLKKIINSFYLSQVSMVLSVSKLCRKDFLKTFNISKGKVKTIEIGVERNNSQECNLDFSIFENKKVLVHVGSFVAEKNHLGLIRIFSQVLISHPNAVLLLIGKGILVENVREKVLEYKISKNVFFLDYREDVIQIFKKSHCLVLPSLIEGLPGVILEAMYSKLPIVSYDVGGISEIINRDTGSLVKKNNEEEFVNQVNRILNERDNEKIHNAFELVKRKYNNERIAQRFSKAYYKLILSKKAEKQVKIGMQGYV from the coding sequence ATGGAAAGTTTAAAAATTGTGCAGATTATTCAAAAACCCCAATTCCGTGGAGCCGAACTTTTTGCTTATCAGCTTTCAAACCATTTAATAGCTCAGGGACATGAGGTTCTTCTGGTTTGTTTATATGAGGGTGATGTGGAATTACCTTTTAAAGGACCAATAATTAATTTACAGCGCCCCGAAAATAAAAGATTTTTCGACTTTTTCGGTTGGAAAAAATTTAGTAATATTATTGATAAATATCATCCCGATATTATTCAGGCGAATGCGGCAGATACACTCAAATTTGCAGCAAGTTCCAAATTCTTTTATAAAATCCCCATTCCAATTGTTTTCAGAAATGCTAATAAAATTGGGGATTTTATGAGATTTCCCTTAAAAAAAATTATTAATAGTTTTTATTTATCTCAAGTTTCAATGGTACTTTCTGTTTCAAAATTGTGTAGAAAGGATTTTTTAAAAACCTTTAATATTTCTAAAGGCAAGGTTAAAACAATCGAAATAGGAGTAGAGAGAAATAATAGTCAGGAATGTAACCTGGATTTTAGTATTTTCGAAAATAAAAAAGTTCTCGTTCACGTAGGAAGTTTTGTAGCCGAAAAGAATCATCTTGGTTTAATACGAATCTTCTCACAGGTGTTAATCTCTCATCCCAATGCAGTCCTATTGCTTATTGGTAAAGGAATTTTGGTAGAAAATGTGAGGGAAAAAGTTTTGGAATATAAAATTTCTAAAAATGTATTTTTTCTTGATTACAGAGAGGATGTTATTCAAATTTTTAAAAAATCACATTGTCTTGTTCTTCCTAGTTTAATAGAGGGATTGCCGGGAGTAATCCTTGAAGCAATGTATAGTAAATTACCCATTGTTTCTTATGATGTAGGTGGAATTTCTGAAATTATTAATCGTGATACTGGTTCTCTCGTAAAAAAGAATAACGAAGAGGAATTTGTGAATCAAGTAAATAGAATTTTAAATGAAAGGGATAATGAAAAAATACACAATGCATTTGAGTTAGTTAAAAGGAAATATAATAATGAACGTATTGCACAAAGATTTTCCAAAGCTTATTATAAACTAATTTTATCAAAAAAAGCTGAAAAGCAAGTTAAAATTGGTATGCAAGGGTATGTCTAA
- a CDS encoding glycosyltransferase: MHKIRILHIIKSLGCGGAEMLLPETIKLHHQRFEFHVIYFLPWKNQMVETIEQAGGKVICFPASNNIKLLQQYPKVIEYCKSNKINLIHCHLPWSGFLGRIVHSNTKIPVIYTEHNIQERYHFATKLLNKLSFNSQSLALGVSGDVSQSILNNIKPKIPVQTLLNGVNTAHFKHDPKFNNEIRQSYNIPENSVVIGNIAVFREQKAIPDWLRAFKEILKNNPDVYGILVGAGPKEEEIKELVKNLNLEERLILTGLQTNTIAYFSAMDIFMMSSAFEGLPIALLEAMSSGCAIVSTRAGGVVEAIRDEKDGLLCEVGDWKCLALKCSLLIQDSGRRDNFQKAARERVIESFSLNTMVEKLEENYLKLANP, from the coding sequence ATGCACAAAATTCGAATTCTTCACATTATTAAATCTCTTGGTTGTGGCGGTGCTGAAATGTTGCTTCCGGAAACCATTAAACTTCATCACCAAAGATTTGAATTTCATGTGATATATTTTCTCCCATGGAAAAATCAAATGGTAGAAACCATAGAACAAGCGGGAGGGAAGGTTATTTGTTTTCCTGCTTCAAATAATATAAAATTGTTACAACAATACCCTAAGGTGATAGAGTATTGCAAAAGCAATAAGATCAATTTAATTCATTGTCATTTACCCTGGTCTGGGTTTTTAGGTAGGATAGTACATTCAAATACTAAGATACCTGTTATTTATACAGAACATAATATACAGGAACGATATCATTTTGCAACAAAATTGCTTAATAAACTTAGTTTCAATTCTCAAAGTTTGGCTCTTGGTGTTTCAGGTGATGTGAGCCAATCGATATTAAATAATATAAAACCTAAAATTCCCGTCCAAACACTTTTAAATGGAGTTAATACTGCTCATTTTAAGCATGACCCCAAATTTAATAATGAGATTAGACAAAGTTATAATATTCCGGAAAATTCCGTTGTAATTGGTAACATAGCTGTATTCAGGGAACAAAAAGCAATTCCGGATTGGCTGCGGGCTTTTAAAGAAATTCTTAAAAATAATCCTGATGTTTATGGAATTTTAGTGGGCGCAGGACCTAAAGAAGAGGAAATAAAGGAGTTGGTAAAAAATCTTAATTTGGAGGAAAGGCTTATCCTTACCGGATTACAAACAAATACCATTGCATATTTTTCAGCAATGGATATTTTTATGATGAGCTCTGCTTTTGAAGGTCTTCCTATTGCCTTGCTGGAGGCTATGAGTTCGGGGTGTGCCATTGTTTCAACTAGAGCCGGAGGTGTGGTGGAAGCGATTAGAGATGAAAAGGATGGATTGCTTTGCGAGGTTGGGGATTGGAAATGTTTAGCATTAAAATGTTCTTTGCTTATACAAGATAGTGGGAGGAGAGATAATTTTCAAAAAGCTGCCAGAGAGCGGGTAATTGAATCGTTTAGCTTAAATACCATGGTAGAAAAACTGGAAGAAAATTATCTAAAACTGGCAAATCCCTAG
- a CDS encoding GNAT family N-acetyltransferase → MHIRPAISSDLPKIIQVLKASLGEEDLPLSEEIWNFKHVENPFGKSLILIAEDRGHIAGVRAFMKWEWVYNGISYKTYRAVDTATHPQFQGRGIFKKLTLEALRLGMDNLENFVFNTPNDQSRPGYLKMGWKQVGKIQVALHPAFNSFLKISPVSSVYEIKKTSSPNEIEDLCSRWNDNRRKDGKLFTPKSADYLSWRFENNPLQQYEVASTSKYYLSGYIKKRNMVKELRIAECIFTDKEDLKLIKKLIHKWSSKFGAQIITYSPKFLDLGPISYKGALGPILTFRELELSQREINLLQQEKNWNYSIGDLELF, encoded by the coding sequence ATGCACATAAGACCTGCGATTTCATCGGATTTACCAAAAATAATTCAGGTTTTAAAAGCCAGTTTAGGAGAGGAGGATTTACCTTTATCTGAGGAAATTTGGAATTTTAAACATGTTGAAAATCCTTTTGGTAAGTCCTTAATTCTTATTGCTGAAGATCGAGGACATATAGCCGGGGTGAGGGCATTTATGAAATGGGAATGGGTTTATAATGGTATTTCATATAAAACCTATAGGGCGGTTGATACCGCTACACATCCACAGTTTCAGGGGAGAGGGATATTTAAAAAACTTACCTTGGAAGCTTTGCGATTAGGAATGGATAATCTGGAGAATTTTGTGTTTAACACTCCCAATGATCAAAGCAGGCCCGGTTATTTAAAAATGGGATGGAAACAGGTTGGCAAGATCCAGGTGGCATTACATCCGGCATTTAATTCATTTTTGAAAATAAGCCCGGTCTCTTCTGTATATGAAATAAAAAAAACCAGCAGTCCTAATGAAATTGAGGATCTTTGCAGTAGGTGGAATGATAATAGAAGGAAGGATGGAAAATTATTTACTCCAAAATCTGCGGATTATCTTTCCTGGAGATTTGAAAACAATCCTTTGCAGCAATACGAGGTAGCATCAACCTCTAAATACTACCTTAGCGGCTATATTAAGAAAAGGAATATGGTAAAGGAACTTCGAATTGCTGAATGTATTTTTACAGATAAGGAGGATCTTAAATTAATTAAAAAGCTCATTCATAAATGGAGTTCCAAATTTGGTGCTCAAATAATCACTTATTCTCCTAAATTCCTTGATCTTGGCCCAATTTCCTACAAAGGCGCTCTGGGACCGATTTTAACTTTTAGGGAACTCGAATTGAGCCAAAGAGAGATCAATTTATTGCAACAGGAGAAAAATTGGAATTATAGCATTGGGGATCTAGAGCTGTTTTAA